A region of Paenibacillus sp. 37 DNA encodes the following proteins:
- a CDS encoding ester cyclase encodes MTVEQIVRSFFEEVRSGRNPDYASSVMAEQVLAHQVISEEEVTVTRTPSDYADHVREMIEAYGEFSLEIQELLTQGDKVYVRWRQTGTHVGDVDGYTPSNLPVIEIASAVYRVANERIAEYWIQIDRLGIEKQLERNRS; translated from the coding sequence ATGACAGTAGAACAGATTGTCAGATCCTTTTTTGAAGAGGTCCGATCAGGTCGGAATCCGGATTATGCAAGCAGCGTGATGGCAGAACAGGTACTGGCCCATCAAGTGATATCTGAAGAAGAAGTCACGGTGACCCGAACGCCTTCCGATTATGCGGATCATGTGCGGGAGATGATCGAAGCTTACGGGGAGTTTTCACTTGAAATCCAGGAGTTGCTGACGCAAGGGGATAAAGTCTACGTGCGCTGGAGACAAACGGGTACCCATGTCGGAGACGTGGACGGATATACACCAAGCAACTTACCAGTGATCGAAATTGCGAGCGCGGTATACCGGGTGGCAAACGAACGCATTGCAGAATATTGGATTCAGATCGACAGATTGGGCATCGAGAAACAATTGGAACG